A single window of [Clostridium] hylemonae DSM 15053 DNA harbors:
- a CDS encoding polysaccharide deacetylase family protein, whose amino-acid sequence MMWMIAATAVLAIIVLSYSVFPSFALRYVQTWKRKRAGSGRVLYLTFDDGPGGSDTEALLDLLKKYEIKASFFTVAESAGKYPSLIARMKEEGHLIGLHSVHHNNALFRGNRFTYTDLAQSMFALQKLGCDAVYYRPPWGHLNLFTLGWLKRLNLRLIFWDVMAQDWSEKETADTICLKIMRRVFPGAVICLHDGRGAAGAPARTVDALRQALPMLLQEGYTFKRVDDNE is encoded by the coding sequence ATGATGTGGATGATAGCAGCGACGGCCGTTCTGGCCATAATAGTTTTAAGCTACAGTGTGTTTCCGTCCTTTGCACTCAGGTATGTACAGACGTGGAAGAGGAAACGCGCCGGCAGCGGCAGGGTCCTCTATCTGACCTTTGACGACGGGCCGGGCGGAAGTGACACGGAAGCGCTTCTCGACCTGCTGAAAAAATATGAGATTAAGGCATCTTTTTTTACAGTGGCTGAGTCTGCCGGGAAGTATCCTTCGCTCATTGCGCGGATGAAGGAGGAAGGACATCTCATCGGGCTCCACTCGGTACATCACAACAATGCTTTGTTCCGGGGAAACAGATTTACGTATACGGATCTGGCGCAGTCCATGTTTGCGCTGCAAAAGCTTGGATGTGACGCCGTCTATTACCGCCCGCCGTGGGGACATCTCAATCTGTTCACGCTGGGGTGGCTTAAGAGGCTGAATCTCCGTCTCATATTCTGGGATGTCATGGCGCAGGACTGGTCGGAAAAGGAGACGGCAGACACCATTTGTTTGAAGATCATGCGCAGAGTATTTCCGGGGGCGGTCATCTGTCTGCATGACGGAAGAGGCGCTGCGGGAGCTCCGGCAAGAACTGTTGACGCGCTGAGGCAGGCGCTTCCGATGCTGCTGCAGGAAGGGTACACGTTTAAGAGGGTGGACGACAATGAATAA
- a CDS encoding MGDG synthase family glycosyltransferase, with amino-acid sequence MNVLILSSQFGMGHQMAAKAIGEEIKKQNEDARVTELDLLTYCYPRVSRYIFKLFHMLVEHCYGIYNMVYKLSGKMKVDIKPSGITVYKKLQKLMDEYEPDMIVCTLPLCAKSIASYIEKTGCRIPLVTCITDISIHPEWITPQTDAYLAPTNEVKESLVERGTAPENVFVTGIPVRQQFLENTGKQRDKVTKVLIMGGGLGIIPNLDELIDMLHHTPGVSATIITGKNQKAYDTWHGKYDDIEVLGYTENMSDHVKEADLVITKAGGITLFELIHCEVPLFVIHPFLEQEVNNARYAQEHGIARVIWDKTTDFTGILKEFLSDDRQWQEMKKNMRRVKREIMECSVEDAMRTVAERMAA; translated from the coding sequence ATGAACGTATTAATTTTAAGTAGTCAGTTTGGAATGGGTCATCAGATGGCGGCGAAAGCCATCGGTGAAGAGATAAAGAAACAGAATGAAGACGCCAGGGTAACGGAGCTGGATCTGCTCACTTACTGTTATCCGCGCGTAAGCCGCTATATATTTAAGTTGTTCCATATGCTTGTGGAGCACTGTTACGGAATATATAACATGGTATATAAATTATCAGGCAAAATGAAGGTGGATATAAAACCGTCGGGAATTACGGTATATAAAAAGCTGCAGAAGCTTATGGACGAGTATGAGCCGGATATGATCGTATGTACGCTGCCGCTCTGTGCAAAGTCAATTGCCTCTTATATTGAGAAGACAGGGTGCCGGATCCCGCTTGTTACCTGTATCACGGATATCAGTATACATCCGGAGTGGATAACCCCGCAGACAGACGCCTATCTGGCTCCGACAAATGAGGTGAAGGAAAGCCTCGTGGAGAGGGGAACGGCGCCGGAGAATGTGTTCGTGACAGGGATCCCGGTCAGACAGCAGTTTCTTGAGAACACCGGAAAGCAGCGGGATAAAGTAACGAAGGTGCTGATCATGGGAGGAGGGCTCGGCATCATACCAAATCTGGATGAGCTTATAGATATGCTCCACCACACACCCGGCGTGTCCGCGACGATCATAACGGGGAAGAATCAGAAAGCGTACGATACCTGGCATGGGAAATACGATGACATAGAAGTGCTTGGTTATACGGAAAATATGAGTGATCATGTGAAGGAGGCGGATCTTGTCATCACAAAAGCAGGAGGGATCACCTTATTTGAACTTATTCACTGTGAAGTGCCGCTTTTCGTAATTCACCCGTTCCTGGAGCAGGAAGTTAACAACGCGCGGTATGCGCAGGAACACGGAATTGCCAGGGTGATCTGGGATAAAACAACCGATTTTACCGGTATTCTGAAAGAATTTCTCTCCGATGACAGACAGTGGCAGGAGATGAAAAAAAATATGCGCAGAGTGAAGCGTGAGATCATGGAATGCAGTGTCGAAGATGCGATGCGTACCGTAGCGGAAAGGATGGCGGCATGA
- a CDS encoding leucine-rich repeat domain-containing protein, giving the protein MMKVEMRMKKRLGFVLCAALLFCGNVPAVAFAANDGCTHVHDGSCGYVSAVEGAPCGHVHDESCGGLPVRGSVPTDYEDSGGAASNSDTGTPAVQAETAAAVTLPAATERDASADTFEAGGLGYKVLTSGADLRTVSLTGWGAGGAQATLAIPATVQDGGGNTYKVTEIAERAFAGGTAATTLDITGAVNLVQIRNNAFNSWKNLTANGLDLSGLTSLTTIGSTAFYNCGFTGGLNLTDLTNLTTIGEYAFKNCGFTGGLDVSGLTNLTTIGESAFYNCGFTGGLDVSGLTNLTTIGGFAFYNCGFTGGLDLTSLKNLTTIGEFAFNNCGFTGGLDLTGLTNLTTIGGFAFNNCGFTGGLDLTGLTNLTTMGEYAFSDCGFSSARLPAQMTVIPPGLFSGCRNLAAAELPSGLTQIGVDAFSYCGFTGTLDLSGYARLTTISGGAFWGNAALTEVRLPAGLTSLGDRAFQECSSLTSLRFYGADAPAIGSYIFSAMAANATTGTVYYPFGGAGYSADAFDIGKDLAQFGRWTFTTFNATAPVLKAGTAVRTSDMAANVTFTSSRAGWYYYAVVDSGAARPAIDTTGKGPACGTGLQTIRLTTLSAGAQDIYIVVKDADGNVSDRGFKIPIPAFTIPGKGTAETGTADGAPHTRNITIKSDTVPQTGDPADILPWLVIIVAVLLGCATLAAYRKCRGTKRRE; this is encoded by the coding sequence ATGATGAAAGTTGAGATGAGAATGAAAAAGAGGTTGGGCTTTGTGCTGTGCGCGGCGCTTCTTTTCTGCGGGAATGTGCCCGCTGTGGCCTTTGCCGCAAACGACGGCTGTACCCATGTTCACGACGGGAGCTGCGGCTATGTTTCCGCTGTGGAGGGGGCGCCCTGCGGCCATGTGCATGATGAAAGCTGCGGCGGGCTGCCGGTAAGAGGAAGCGTCCCGACAGATTATGAGGACAGCGGAGGCGCGGCATCCAACTCAGACACCGGCACGCCGGCCGTACAGGCGGAAACAGCCGCCGCCGTGACGCTCCCTGCCGCCACCGAGAGGGATGCGTCAGCCGATACTTTTGAGGCCGGCGGCCTTGGGTACAAGGTGCTGACAAGTGGCGCGGATCTTCGCACCGTATCCCTGACCGGCTGGGGAGCGGGCGGCGCGCAGGCCACCCTCGCTATCCCTGCCACGGTCCAGGATGGCGGCGGGAACACCTATAAGGTGACGGAGATTGCGGAAAGAGCCTTTGCCGGAGGAACAGCGGCCACCACTCTGGACATCACCGGGGCGGTGAATCTTGTGCAGATTCGTAACAATGCGTTCAATAGTTGGAAAAACCTCACCGCGAACGGGCTGGACTTGTCCGGCCTGACAAGCCTTACCACCATCGGCAGTACGGCGTTCTATAACTGTGGGTTCACGGGAGGGCTGAACCTGACCGACCTGACAAACCTTACCACTATTGGAGAGTATGCGTTCAAAAACTGTGGGTTCACGGGAGGGCTGGACGTGTCCGGCCTGACAAACCTTACCACTATTGGAGAGTCTGCGTTCTATAACTGTGGGTTCACGGGAGGGCTGGACGTGTCCGGCCTGACAAACCTTACCACTATTGGAGGATTTGCGTTCTATAACTGTGGGTTCACGGGAGGGCTGGACCTGACCAGCCTGAAAAACCTTACCACTATTGGAGAATTTGCGTTCAATAACTGTGGGTTCACGGGAGGGCTGGACCTGACCGGCCTGACAAACCTTACCACTATTGGAGGATTTGCGTTCAATAACTGTGGGTTCACGGGAGGGCTGGACCTGACCGGCCTGACAAACCTTACCACCATGGGTGAGTATGCGTTCTCTGACTGCGGCTTTTCCAGTGCGCGGCTGCCGGCCCAAATGACGGTCATACCCCCGGGCTTGTTTTCAGGCTGCAGAAACCTGGCCGCAGCGGAGCTGCCGTCCGGTCTCACCCAAATTGGTGTCGACGCGTTCTCTTACTGCGGCTTCACCGGCACGCTGGACCTGTCTGGTTATGCCCGGCTCACTACCATCAGCGGCGGCGCGTTTTGGGGGAATGCCGCCCTCACCGAAGTGCGTCTCCCCGCCGGCCTTACAAGTCTTGGCGATAGGGCGTTTCAAGAATGCTCCAGTCTCACCAGCCTGCGCTTTTACGGCGCAGACGCCCCCGCCATCGGCAGCTATATATTCTCCGCAATGGCGGCAAACGCTACCACCGGCACGGTGTACTACCCCTTCGGCGGCGCGGGCTACAGCGCGGATGCTTTTGACATCGGCAAAGACTTGGCCCAATTCGGCAGATGGACGTTTACCACCTTTAACGCCACGGCCCCCGTCCTTAAAGCTGGCACGGCTGTCCGTACGAGCGATATGGCGGCCAACGTTACCTTCACCAGCAGCAGGGCCGGTTGGTATTACTACGCCGTGGTGGACAGCGGCGCGGCCCGGCCCGCCATCGACACCACCGGCAAGGGCCCGGCCTGTGGGACCGGCCTTCAGACGATCCGTCTCACCACCCTCTCTGCCGGAGCCCAGGACATTTACATCGTGGTGAAGGACGCGGACGGCAATGTGAGCGACCGCGGTTTCAAGATCCCGATCCCGGCGTTTACCATCCCAGGCAAGGGCACGGCGGAGACCGGCACCGCGGACGGCGCGCCTCATACAAGGAACATCACCATCAAATCGGACACTGTCCCGCAGACGGGCGATCCGGCAGACATACTGCCCTGGCTGGTGATAATAGTGGCGGTCCTCCTGGGCTGCGCCACCCTTGCTGCCTATCGGAAATGCCGCGGCACAAAGCGTCGGGAGTGA
- the galT gene encoding UDP-glucose--hexose-1-phosphate uridylyltransferase has protein sequence MLFENIKKLVEYGVETGLTPECERSYTTNLLLDLFCEDNYEDTECDLSDIVLEDVLKGLLDEACSRGLIEDSITCRDLFDTRIMNCLLPRPAQVQETFWKKYDISAKEAADYFYKFSQDSDYIRRYRVKKDMKWKADSPYGEIDITINLSKPEKDPKAIAAAGSAKASGYPKCLLCMENEGYAGHLNHPARENHRIIPVTINDSRWGFQYSPYVYYNEHCIVLNGQHTPMKIEKNTFVKLFDFVKLFPHYFLGSNADLPIVGGSILSHDHFQGGNYTFAMAKAPVETAVTIPGYEDVEAGIVKWPLSVLRIRGKDEKRLIALADHVLTAWRGYTDEDAFIFAETDGEPHNTITPIARKVGDTFELDLALRNNIMSEEHPLGVYHPHAQYHNIKKENIGLIEVMGLAVLPSRLKDEMEALAEHLVEGSDIEQDEKTAKHAAWAAAFKDKYEITRENVMDILKKEIGITFTRVLENAGVYKCTEEGRKAFLRFIHTL, from the coding sequence ATGTTATTTGAAAATATAAAAAAGCTGGTTGAATACGGAGTGGAAACAGGACTGACACCTGAATGTGAGCGCAGTTATACAACGAATCTGCTGCTTGATCTGTTTTGCGAAGACAATTATGAGGATACAGAATGCGACCTGTCGGATATAGTCCTTGAGGATGTGCTGAAAGGACTTCTCGACGAGGCATGTTCCCGGGGACTCATAGAAGACAGCATCACATGCCGGGATCTGTTTGACACAAGGATCATGAACTGCCTGCTCCCGCGCCCGGCGCAGGTGCAGGAGACCTTCTGGAAAAAATATGACATATCTGCGAAGGAGGCTGCGGACTATTTCTACAAGTTCAGCCAGGACAGTGACTACATCCGCAGATACCGGGTAAAAAAAGATATGAAGTGGAAGGCAGACTCCCCCTATGGTGAGATCGACATTACGATCAATCTGTCCAAACCGGAGAAAGACCCAAAGGCCATCGCCGCGGCGGGAAGCGCCAAAGCGTCGGGTTATCCGAAGTGCCTGCTCTGTATGGAGAACGAAGGATATGCGGGACATCTGAACCACCCGGCCAGAGAGAACCACCGGATCATCCCGGTCACGATCAATGACAGCAGGTGGGGATTCCAGTATTCACCGTATGTCTATTACAATGAGCACTGTATTGTGCTGAACGGGCAGCACACGCCGATGAAGATAGAGAAGAATACATTTGTAAAGCTGTTTGATTTTGTAAAGCTGTTTCCGCACTATTTTCTCGGCTCTAATGCGGATCTTCCGATCGTCGGCGGTTCTATCTTAAGTCATGACCACTTTCAGGGAGGAAATTATACATTTGCAATGGCAAAGGCGCCAGTGGAGACTGCGGTTACGATCCCGGGCTATGAAGATGTAGAAGCGGGGATCGTCAAGTGGCCGCTGTCTGTGCTGCGCATAAGAGGCAAAGACGAGAAGCGGCTTATCGCGCTGGCGGACCATGTGCTGACGGCATGGAGAGGCTACACGGACGAGGATGCCTTTATCTTTGCAGAGACGGACGGAGAGCCCCACAACACGATCACACCCATCGCGCGTAAGGTTGGAGATACATTTGAACTTGATCTGGCGCTCCGTAATAACATTATGTCTGAGGAACATCCGCTTGGCGTATATCATCCCCACGCGCAGTATCACAACATAAAGAAAGAAAACATCGGCCTTATTGAAGTGATGGGGCTTGCCGTCCTGCCGTCCAGGCTCAAAGACGAGATGGAAGCTCTTGCGGAACACCTGGTGGAGGGCAGTGATATCGAACAAGATGAGAAGACGGCCAAACACGCTGCGTGGGCGGCGGCCTTCAAAGATAAATACGAGATCACAAGAGAGAATGTGATGGATATTCTGAAAAAAGAGATCGGTATTACATTCACACGGGTACTTGAAAATGCCGGCGTATATAAGTGCACTGAAGAAGGGAGAAAAGCCTTTCTCAGATTCATCCACACCTTATAA
- a CDS encoding galactokinase translates to MKEKLTEKFRELYGEGGDIRAYFAPGRVNLIGEHTDYNGGHVFPCALTIGTYGIARMREDRKLRFYSVNFDTMGVIETGLDELLPSEAAGWTNYPKGVMWAFEERGYKLSHGLDLLIWGDIPNGSGLSSSASLEVLTGLILKDMYGFDVSMTEIALIGQYSENNFNGCNCGIMDQFASAMGKKDNAIFLDTNTLAYEYAPVVLTDARIVITNSKVKHSLVDSAYNDRRRESEEALMELKKVTDIKTLGDLTEQDFERYQSAIGDETRRRRAKHAVYENRRTIRAVEALRSGDIELFGRLMNESHLSQRDDYEVSCKEIDLLVELAWEVPGVIGSRITGGGFGGCTVSIVKRDAVDTFIETLGSGYRKQTGCEAEFYVVDIGDGAHRFRETVTKE, encoded by the coding sequence ATGAAGGAGAAATTAACAGAAAAGTTCAGAGAACTGTACGGGGAGGGCGGAGATATCCGCGCTTATTTTGCGCCGGGACGCGTAAATCTCATCGGAGAACACACGGATTATAACGGCGGTCATGTGTTCCCGTGCGCACTTACGATCGGCACCTACGGGATCGCAAGAATGAGGGAGGACAGGAAACTCCGGTTCTACTCTGTGAATTTTGACACAATGGGAGTAATAGAAACAGGACTTGATGAACTCCTTCCGAGTGAGGCGGCGGGATGGACGAACTATCCGAAAGGGGTCATGTGGGCCTTTGAGGAGCGCGGATACAAGCTTTCACATGGACTGGATCTGCTTATCTGGGGGGATATACCAAACGGCTCGGGACTTTCGTCGTCCGCTTCGCTGGAAGTGCTGACCGGTCTGATCCTTAAGGATATGTATGGCTTTGATGTCTCCATGACAGAGATCGCGCTCATCGGCCAGTATTCGGAGAACAACTTTAACGGCTGCAACTGTGGAATCATGGACCAGTTTGCCAGCGCCATGGGGAAAAAGGACAATGCCATCTTCCTTGATACGAATACGCTCGCGTATGAATATGCGCCTGTCGTACTTACAGATGCGCGCATTGTCATCACAAACAGCAAGGTAAAGCACAGCCTTGTGGATTCCGCTTATAACGACAGAAGAAGAGAGAGCGAAGAGGCGCTCATGGAACTGAAGAAGGTCACGGATATCAAGACGCTGGGCGACTTGACGGAGCAGGACTTTGAAAGGTATCAGTCTGCCATAGGAGATGAAACGAGGAGGAGGCGGGCAAAACACGCCGTATACGAAAACCGGAGGACGATCCGGGCAGTGGAGGCGCTTAGAAGCGGTGACATAGAACTGTTTGGCCGTCTCATGAATGAATCCCACTTGTCACAGAGAGATGATTATGAGGTGTCCTGCAAGGAGATAGATCTTCTTGTTGAGCTGGCATGGGAAGTGCCCGGCGTCATAGGATCACGCATCACGGGAGGCGGATTCGGAGGCTGCACGGTCAGCATCGTTAAGAGAGATGCCGTTGATACCTTTATCGAAACGCTCGGAAGCGGATACCGGAAACAGACAGGATGCGAGGCGGAATTCTATGTGGTCGATATCGGCGATGGAGCCCACAGATTCCGGGAAACCGTCACAAAGGAATAA
- a CDS encoding helix-turn-helix transcriptional regulator produces MQLKIRPDQMEIKEHGNYSFPVYISEESINRFDSNSFLWHWHPEIELTWVMKGRIEYHVNDTCYILTEGNGLFANSNTLHSGYMTEKQDCDYLSVTFSPRFIYGYENSALHTKYVDFITSNPDWSSLLLSRETDWQRDILDEIRHIYALSKAPPADYELKVHIALCTVWQKLYRYYSTVPADERQTSEALRRLRDILSYIQLHYNENIALEDIARSIGICKSECCRFFKKHMHMTLFEYVMYYRIQQSLPLLKAGESITKAAGVSGFSNPCYYGKIFRRYMECSPSQYRKLWRDSAV; encoded by the coding sequence ATGCAGCTGAAGATCAGACCAGATCAGATGGAAATAAAAGAACATGGAAATTACAGCTTCCCGGTATATATAAGCGAAGAATCCATCAACCGCTTTGACTCAAACTCTTTTCTCTGGCACTGGCACCCTGAGATAGAGCTTACATGGGTCATGAAGGGGCGGATCGAATATCATGTGAACGACACATGTTACATTCTGACAGAAGGGAACGGACTCTTTGCAAACAGCAATACCCTTCATTCCGGATATATGACAGAAAAGCAGGACTGTGACTATCTATCCGTAACGTTCAGCCCAAGATTCATCTATGGGTATGAAAACAGCGCCCTGCATACAAAATATGTAGACTTTATCACTTCCAATCCGGACTGGTCCTCCCTCTTACTCAGCAGAGAGACGGACTGGCAGCGCGATATACTGGACGAGATCCGGCATATATATGCCTTGTCGAAAGCTCCTCCTGCGGATTATGAGCTTAAGGTCCATATTGCGCTGTGCACTGTCTGGCAGAAGCTCTACCGCTATTACAGCACAGTGCCCGCAGATGAGAGGCAGACATCGGAAGCCCTGAGACGGCTGAGAGATATTCTGTCTTACATACAGCTCCACTATAATGAAAATATTGCATTGGAAGATATTGCCCGCAGCATCGGCATATGTAAAAGTGAATGCTGCCGCTTTTTCAAAAAGCATATGCATATGACGCTGTTTGAATACGTGATGTACTACCGTATACAGCAGAGTCTTCCCCTGCTGAAAGCGGGGGAGAGCATCACAAAGGCCGCCGGTGTCTCCGGCTTTTCCAACCCGTGTTATTACGGAAAGATATTCCGCCGGTATATGGAATGTTCCCCTAGCCAATACCGAAAACTCTGGCGTGACTCAGCCGTTTAG
- a CDS encoding DegV family protein, translating into MPGVAVMTDSNCGFMQEDGEKYGISIIPMPIVIDGTTYYEGLDISQEQFYEKLSGGASVTSSQPSPGDVMDRWDRLLEKYDEIVYIPMSSGLSHSYECAAAFSQEYGDRVHVVDNHRISITQAQSVLDARILVQQGRNGTEIKSILEREALDASIYIAVDTLEYLQKGGRVTPAGAAVGTVLNIKPVLTIQGDKLDAYAKARGMKSAFKTMCRALKGELAGRFRGLQEAGCLCAGIAGTYMEPALLEGWKAEFEREFPGLDVMYMPLTLSIGCHIGPGGLGVGIYRKHCLNG; encoded by the coding sequence ATGCCAGGCGTTGCAGTGATGACAGACAGTAATTGTGGATTTATGCAGGAGGACGGGGAAAAGTATGGTATATCGATCATACCGATGCCGATTGTCATAGATGGAACTACTTATTATGAAGGGCTGGATATTTCGCAGGAGCAGTTTTATGAAAAGCTGTCCGGGGGAGCGTCCGTCACATCTTCCCAGCCTTCACCGGGAGATGTCATGGACAGGTGGGACAGACTGCTTGAGAAATATGATGAGATCGTTTATATTCCGATGTCCAGCGGGCTCAGCCATTCCTATGAATGTGCAGCCGCGTTCTCACAGGAGTATGGCGACCGGGTGCATGTTGTGGATAATCACAGAATATCGATCACCCAGGCGCAGTCGGTTCTGGATGCCCGGATTCTCGTTCAGCAGGGGAGAAACGGAACGGAGATCAAAAGCATCCTTGAGCGGGAGGCTCTGGATGCCAGCATATATATAGCGGTCGATACGCTGGAGTATTTACAGAAGGGCGGCAGAGTGACCCCGGCGGGAGCGGCGGTCGGCACAGTGCTGAATATAAAGCCCGTACTCACGATACAGGGAGATAAGCTGGATGCCTATGCGAAAGCCCGCGGGATGAAATCCGCTTTTAAGACGATGTGCCGGGCGCTGAAAGGGGAACTGGCGGGAAGATTCCGCGGCCTGCAGGAAGCCGGCTGTCTCTGTGCGGGCATTGCCGGCACCTATATGGAGCCGGCGCTTCTGGAAGGCTGGAAAGCGGAATTTGAAAGGGAATTCCCTGGTCTGGATGTAATGTATATGCCGCTCACGCTGAGCATTGGCTGTCATATTGGGCCGGGCGGGCTTGGAGTGGGCATTTACAGGAAGCACTGCCTAAACGGCTGA
- a CDS encoding TetR/AcrR family transcriptional regulator — MEDRRVRKTKKNLKGTLIEMLADMPFEQISITELCRRADTSRITFYSHYSDKYALADDIFQDMIRIGTGNYIRRQAENNPGRDLVLGYCNVLDVILELYYANYDFFRHTLPEENPYLAFSFYNYVLETVEMHTDKEARILNFHLRYTAKKIAGFLCYGILGFINECHSEKETLEEIRGEAKEILKGLLRSDVLVSRETSPAQPPA, encoded by the coding sequence ATGGAAGACAGACGCGTCCGGAAGACAAAGAAAAACTTAAAAGGTACTCTGATAGAAATGCTGGCGGATATGCCGTTTGAACAGATATCCATCACCGAACTCTGCCGCAGGGCCGACACGAGCCGCATCACCTTCTACTCTCACTACAGCGACAAGTATGCCCTCGCGGATGATATTTTTCAGGATATGATCCGCATCGGGACAGGTAATTATATACGCAGACAGGCGGAGAATAACCCCGGCAGAGACCTTGTGCTCGGATACTGCAATGTGCTGGACGTCATACTGGAATTATACTATGCCAATTACGACTTTTTCCGGCACACACTGCCCGAGGAGAATCCGTACCTTGCATTCTCTTTCTATAACTATGTTCTGGAAACGGTGGAGATGCACACAGACAAAGAGGCGCGCATATTAAACTTTCACCTTAGATACACTGCAAAAAAAATCGCAGGATTCCTCTGCTACGGAATCCTGGGATTTATCAACGAATGTCATTCAGAAAAGGAAACACTGGAAGAAATACGCGGGGAAGCCAAGGAAATATTGAAAGGGCTCCTGCGGTCCGACGTACTTGTCAGCCGCGAAACTTCACCAGCTCAGCCCCCGGCATAG